The sequence AATCCGCTGATTCCCATGGATGAATAGATGCGGTACCGCATGGTTCCGCCCACCAGCAGCGAAGGCGTGATATTGTGGCTGAAGGCAAATCCCAGGAAGGATGCCTTGGCCACTTTTTTCCACTTCAGCCTGATTCCGAAATTGTACAGCGCCAGTTTGTCATAAAACGTCAGGATCAGATAACCGGCAATCGTGACCCCGAAAGCCAGCATCAGCTGATGGTCCGGTATCAGCCGGACATGCTCCCTGAACGTGCTCCAGCTGAATTGCTGAACCTCATTCTGCAGAATCCAGATAGCGATGATAAACAGGCTCAGCCCGATCAGCGGCAGGATGTTGCGTCGTCGGAAGATTCTTTTGAAAAGGGATGTGCTCACTCGGGTGTTGCGCTTTTTCTAAAGATTCCAGCCTTGTTTGCCTATGAGCGGAACAAATTTGAAAATGGAAAACTTTTCTTCTTCGAAATGACCGTCAGCATGCCGTGTGATGCGGTACATGGCCTGTTTTTCTTCATCGCCGACGGGCACAACCAGCCGCCCGCAGGTATCCAGCTGACTTTTCAGCGATTCCGGGATGACGGGAGCGCCGGCTGTGACAACGATGCTCATATATGGTGCGTATGCCGACCAGCCCATCGTGCCGTCACCGCATTTGAGATTCGGCCTGTAGCCAAGTTCTTCGAGAATCTCCCTTGACCGGTTGTAAAGCATCTGATGGCGTTCAACGCTGTAAACTTTCGCTCCGAGTTCACACAGGATGGCCGCCTGGTAACCCGATCCCGTACCGATTTCAAGTACCTTGTCGCCTTCGCTGACCTCCATAAGTTCGGTCTGCTTGGCTACGGTAAACGGCTGGGAAATGGTCTGACCCATTTCGATGGGAAGTGCTGTGTCTTCATAGGCGCGATGTGCAAGTGCCGAATCCACAAATTTGTGCCGGGCTACATTTTCGAAAGCCGCCAGGACACGCTTGTCGCGGATACCTTTCGATTCCAGCTCCTCCACCAGAGCCATCCTTCGTTTTTTAAATACCCGTTCATTCGGTTTCAGTGGATTCTGCATCATCTAAACAGCAGTTTTAAAATGTAAAGTGACTGAAATTTCTCTTTCCCGCAACGTTATACAGCTATGCCGCAATGCGTGCCGTACATGCGGCACCGGCTTCACCGGGCCATAATCCCGATGAGCTGTACTTACCGCATATGTAATATAGGCACTTCCTGAAGTGCAGCCCAAATTTACCTTGCCGGAAGAGAGTCATAATTTGTGTGAAGCCGCGATGTGCGGCATCTGCGGCTGCGTCTGTTTCATCTGCGGCATTGTCTATTTATAGATGTGCCACATACTTTCGACAATCTGGCTCACATCCGAGTGCCGGGCCTTCCAGCCGATGGTTTCCAGGGCGCGGGTGGATGCAGCCACCAGCTCGGCCGGATCGCCGGGGCGCCGGTCCGTGATTTTGTAAGGAACTGTCCGCCCGCTGACCTTTTCTGCCTCTTTTATGACTTCCAGAACGGTATATCCCTTTCCGGTCGCCAGGTTCAGGCACAGATCCTCGTCTTTTTCTTTGAGATATTCCATGGAACGCACATGGGCAGTGGCCAGATCATTGACATGAATATAATCGCGGATGCAGGTGCCGTCACGCGTGGGATAATCATTGCCGAATACCTGCATGCTTTTACGCTGACCGGAAGCAGCCTCCATTACGATGGGCAGAAGATTGGCCGGATTCTGTTCCTTGCCTGTAATGCGGCCCTGCGTGTCGTAACCCGCGGCATTGAAATAGCGCAGCGCGGCATAGCGAAGTCCTCTCAGGCGGCTGTACCAGCTCAGTGTCTGCTCAATAACCAGTTTGGTGTATCCGTAATAATTGATGGGATTCTGCGGGTGGTTCTCATCAATCGGAAGATATTCAGGCTCTCCGTACGTAGCTGCAGAAGAAGAGAATACAAAATTCTTAACATTGTGGCGGACCATCATGTTAAGCAGCTCCATCGTGGCCACGAGATTTGAACTGGTATAAATCTCCGGATCGGTCATCGATTCGCCGGCAGCCTTGAGCGCAGCAAAGTGAAACACGGAGTCAAAAGGCGAGCCGTCGCTGCCGCCATTTCCTGCGAGGATGCGGGAGAGCAGCGTCAGGTCCTGCACATCACCTTCCACCAGTTCGGCCCGGGCATCCACATTTTCACGAAGACCGGTTGAGAAGTTGTCAAGTATGGTAACCTGATGTCCGGCATCGTTAAGTTCATAGACGGCGTGCGAGCCAATGTAACCGGCTCCGCCGATGACAAGAATATTCATGTGCAGTAAGGTTTTGTGGAAAAAATCCGGCAATGAGTTGGTTGCGCCAAAAATAGAAAAGTTTGTCACCAAATACCTGCCGGAAAGAAAAACGGCCGGTTATTTTATTTCGGTATCGTTTTCATCGTATATTTGAGCGCAATTAATAACGCACCATATCAGACCAGAGTTGGATTCAGGGCATACCCCGCTTCAAAGTTGTCTTATGCATTTTCCAGGAAAGAGTGACGAACACAAAAAGAGTCAGAACCAGCAACCGGACGAGGAGTCTCCGGCATCATCCGGTTCGGCAAACAAAGATGAGCGCGATCAGCATGATCTGGTCATACCCGAAAATGACCTTACCCAGCCCCGGGAAATGCCGTTTCTCTATCTGAAAGGATTCGCCATGGGATCGGCTGATGTGGTTCCGGGTGTCAGCGGCGGCACGATGTCGCTCATCCTCGGAATCTACACACGACTCATATTTGCTATCAAAAGCGTGGATTTGAAGGCCGTCGGCCAGCTGTTTACGCTGCAATGGGCTGAATTATTTGAGCGGGTGCACTGGAAGTTCCTGATTTCCGTCTTCCTGGGCGGCGTCTCCGCCGTCTTCTTTTTCACAACTATCGTGGCCCTGCCGGTACTCATGCATACCCGTCCGGAAGTTATTTACGGACTCTTTTTCGGTTTGATATCCGGATCCATTCTGCTGCTGCTGAAGGCGATCGGTGATGTGGGATGGAAAGAGCTGCTCATTGTGTTTGCCGGTGTGGGCATCGGGTTCCGCATCGTCACCCTGGTTCCCACCGATACCCCGGAAACCAGCCTTTTTGTGTTTCTGAGCGGGTCACTCTCTATCACGGCCATGGTGCTGCCGGGAATATCAGGCTCTTTTATTCTTCTCATACTCCGGAAATATGAATATATCCTGAGTCACATAGCACTGCTGCCCACCGACCGCTTTCTTGAGGCGCTTTCGGTGTTGTTTCCTTTCGGGCTGGGGATGGTCGTGGGACTGGTACTGTTCGTCCGGCTTCTGTCATGGCTGCTTAAGCGATTCCATATCCTCACACTTTGCCTGCTGGTCGGATTTATGGCCGGTTCCCTTTACGTGATCTGGCCTTTCCAGGAAAGAGATTACAGGGAAATTGTTGAATCGCGCGTGCTTCCGGCAGATGATCCGCTTGTGCAGGAACTGAAGGAGGATGAGCCATCCAGAAGACGACCGGAATACTCGGAACTCGGCCATGTGATCAATCCCGATGCGCCTGACGATGAGCAAAAAATCGAAGTCAGAAATGTGCGCAGGGTGCTGGTTTCCAGCAGTCCGTACTGGCCTGACTGGCTTGATCCGGGCGAAGATCCCCGGCTTTCCGTAGGCGGATGGTCACTCTATGGCAGTGTCGGGACGATGCTGGTCGGGTTTTTGCTTGTGGGATATCTCGGACGTGTGATGAATAAAAAAGGACTTGTCGGAAAAGGGCCCTGACCGGTGCATTAAACTATTCCCAACTCTCCGGGGAAATGCTATATTGCTTCAGAGATAATGCAATGATCACAACCTGATACAGAGACGAGGTATGCTATGAAAAAACTCAACCGGATACTTGTTCCGACCGATTTTTCGGAGGGATCGCGCAAAGCATATGCCTATGCTGAGTCGCTGCTTAAAGTGTTTGGCGGTACGGTGGATATGGTAAATGTCGTGCCCACCATCAAATATCTTCACGAAAGCATGAAAAAAGTCGGGTACCCGTTTTCGCTGGATCAGGATGTTTATCCCCAGATTCTTGAGCAGACCGAAGAGAAAATTCAGGCTGAGCTGGATAAACACATTACCGAAGAGCACCGCGGCAAGGCTGTCGTCAAGATCGGCCGGAAGGCATACGAAATCATCCTGGAGCACGCCCATAAGCAAAAATACGACCTGATTGTCATGGGTGCACAGGGAACTCATGCAGATCACATCATACGCGGACATGTAACCGAAAAGGTGATTCGGTTCAGCCGGATACCTGTTCTGTCAGTATCCGGAACCGTGCTTCCCCAAAGTACGGAAAACATTGTTGTGCCGACCGATTTCTCCGATCTGTCCCTGCGCGCAATCCTTCCGGCAGCCATAATGGCGGGAAGGCTGAAGTCTGAAATTACATTGCTGAATGTGAAGGAGCTTCACGGATCGGAACCCGATGAAAACGATGATCCCGATGAGCAAATATTGCGCAAATTCCGGAACAAGTCTTTCAAGAAAGTAGAGGCTTTCTTTGCCGGGAAACCCAAAGCCCGAATTGAGCTGGAGAGGAGGGATGATGACAATTTCTTTCTGCAGCTTCAGCGGGGTGATGACAATTACCGGATCCCGATGAAATTTGAGCAGGTGAGGGGCATATCGGCACACTATGAAATTGTGGATTATGCCGAAGAGAATGCGGATATGATCGTGATCGCCACGCATGGCCGCAGCGGGTTGTCACATATGTTTATGGGCTCGACCGCCGAGAAAGTGGTACAGTGGGCCAAAATTCCGGTGCTGACGACCAGGCCGAAAGAGATGATCAAAAAGAAGTAATACGGATCAGCGGAGCGGCCGCAGCACACAGGTGACCAGTGGAGCAGAAATTGCCTTTCGGGTCAGAAATTGCTTTTAGGGGTAGTTCCGTTCTGACCCGGGCTGTTTTCACCTGGGAATGCCGCGGCGAAGCTGGCGTTCAGTGAACAGATCTGCGGATATCGGCTCATCGAACGTGCGGTCTTCCCAGCGCAGCTCGGTTTTGCGGTCATTTTCGAGATCATGCATAACCATGTAATCCGCACGCCAGATATCATCCCGGATGTTCTGATACTCCCCGACTTCCAGCCGCTTGATTTTGTTCCCGTCATGATCAATATATTCGGCCTTCATCAGCAGGTAATCATCCGGATCTATGTGATAGAAGATATGGTCGTACTGGCTGTCATGCTGTGGCATCGCCTTCAGCAGAATGCGCTCACTGTCCCGGTCGACCTCCTCAAAATCGTAATTGTCGGGATTCTGCTGTCCAAGGTCCTCATAGGTAAAATCACTTCCCATGAACCGGTCGCCGCGCTCGGATGATCCGATCGTCTGTACACGACCGACCGCGGGCAGATAGACCTGCTGGTGTTCGTCACCATTGGAGGTGATATTCAGCAGTCCCGTATCCCTCACATCGGCCGGTGATTCAAAAAAGGTCAGCTGTTTAGATTCATCATCTCTGTTGATACTCCAGGTCCGCAATTCGCGGGTCCGGGTGCTCCCACGGGAGCTGTGGATGATCATCGTCATGCGGGACGATTCGTACTCGATGGTGGTACGCCGGCGGTCGAGTTCCTCGAACACATCCCGGGCATTGTCATCAGATGGAGGAGTGTGAGGCGATGCGTCCGCAGTCCCGGTCCCGGGTGCTGAAAGGGTCAAAAGCAGGGAGAATGCAAGAGAAAAAATGAATGTCATAAGTTGGAGCGATTAGAAAATTGCGAAGAAAGCGGAACGGCA comes from Natronogracilivirga saccharolytica and encodes:
- a CDS encoding DUF368 domain-containing protein, which gives rise to MHFPGKSDEHKKSQNQQPDEESPASSGSANKDERDQHDLVIPENDLTQPREMPFLYLKGFAMGSADVVPGVSGGTMSLILGIYTRLIFAIKSVDLKAVGQLFTLQWAELFERVHWKFLISVFLGGVSAVFFFTTIVALPVLMHTRPEVIYGLFFGLISGSILLLLKAIGDVGWKELLIVFAGVGIGFRIVTLVPTDTPETSLFVFLSGSLSITAMVLPGISGSFILLILRKYEYILSHIALLPTDRFLEALSVLFPFGLGMVVGLVLFVRLLSWLLKRFHILTLCLLVGFMAGSLYVIWPFQERDYREIVESRVLPADDPLVQELKEDEPSRRRPEYSELGHVINPDAPDDEQKIEVRNVRRVLVSSSPYWPDWLDPGEDPRLSVGGWSLYGSVGTMLVGFLLVGYLGRVMNKKGLVGKGP
- a CDS encoding protein-L-isoaspartate(D-aspartate) O-methyltransferase; this encodes MQNPLKPNERVFKKRRMALVEELESKGIRDKRVLAAFENVARHKFVDSALAHRAYEDTALPIEMGQTISQPFTVAKQTELMEVSEGDKVLEIGTGSGYQAAILCELGAKVYSVERHQMLYNRSREILEELGYRPNLKCGDGTMGWSAYAPYMSIVVTAGAPVIPESLKSQLDTCGRLVVPVGDEEKQAMYRITRHADGHFEEEKFSIFKFVPLIGKQGWNL
- a CDS encoding universal stress protein; protein product: MKKLNRILVPTDFSEGSRKAYAYAESLLKVFGGTVDMVNVVPTIKYLHESMKKVGYPFSLDQDVYPQILEQTEEKIQAELDKHITEEHRGKAVVKIGRKAYEIILEHAHKQKYDLIVMGAQGTHADHIIRGHVTEKVIRFSRIPVLSVSGTVLPQSTENIVVPTDFSDLSLRAILPAAIMAGRLKSEITLLNVKELHGSEPDENDDPDEQILRKFRNKSFKKVEAFFAGKPKARIELERRDDDNFFLQLQRGDDNYRIPMKFEQVRGISAHYEIVDYAEENADMIVIATHGRSGLSHMFMGSTAEKVVQWAKIPVLTTRPKEMIKKK
- a CDS encoding outer membrane lipoprotein-sorting protein → MTFIFSLAFSLLLTLSAPGTGTADASPHTPPSDDNARDVFEELDRRRTTIEYESSRMTMIIHSSRGSTRTRELRTWSINRDDESKQLTFFESPADVRDTGLLNITSNGDEHQQVYLPAVGRVQTIGSSERGDRFMGSDFTYEDLGQQNPDNYDFEEVDRDSERILLKAMPQHDSQYDHIFYHIDPDDYLLMKAEYIDHDGNKIKRLEVGEYQNIRDDIWRADYMVMHDLENDRKTELRWEDRTFDEPISADLFTERQLRRGIPR
- the galE gene encoding UDP-glucose 4-epimerase GalE, with the translated sequence MNILVIGGAGYIGSHAVYELNDAGHQVTILDNFSTGLRENVDARAELVEGDVQDLTLLSRILAGNGGSDGSPFDSVFHFAALKAAGESMTDPEIYTSSNLVATMELLNMMVRHNVKNFVFSSSAATYGEPEYLPIDENHPQNPINYYGYTKLVIEQTLSWYSRLRGLRYAALRYFNAAGYDTQGRITGKEQNPANLLPIVMEAASGQRKSMQVFGNDYPTRDGTCIRDYIHVNDLATAHVRSMEYLKEKDEDLCLNLATGKGYTVLEVIKEAEKVSGRTVPYKITDRRPGDPAELVAASTRALETIGWKARHSDVSQIVESMWHIYK